A part of Streptomyces sp. NBC_01235 genomic DNA contains:
- a CDS encoding universal stress protein: MSSADGRGPIVVGVDPDPSKRLALAWAVDEADRRGLPVRLVHAQGVPTGGYRSGEVLPSWEEWNRTLHEAGAEVLREAVAFVESRQPTVEMSTVPAEGEPA, encoded by the coding sequence ATGAGCAGTGCGGACGGGCGTGGGCCGATCGTGGTGGGCGTCGACCCCGATCCCTCGAAGCGGCTGGCGCTCGCCTGGGCCGTCGACGAGGCGGATCGCCGTGGCCTGCCGGTGCGGCTCGTGCACGCCCAGGGCGTACCGACGGGTGGGTACCGGTCGGGCGAGGTACTGCCGTCCTGGGAGGAGTGGAACCGGACGCTGCACGAAGCGGGCGCCGAAGTGCTCAGGGAGGCGGTCGCCTTCGTCGAGTCCCGACAGCCGACGGTGGAGATGTCCACGGTGCCGGCCGAAGGAGAGCCGGCGTGA
- a CDS encoding cation-translocating P-type ATPase, with product MRTGSNPLVTGGEADDATSGSGPRPPVRELTAGDVFTALNTSRRGLSADRARAGLERYGANEMPRARRRPVWRQLGAQFTDLFAVVLIVASGITFLAYRLQEPRDVGTLQLAVAILGVVVLNAAIGFAQEYSAERTAQALEAMVPHACRVLRGGERLEVPARDLVPGDVVVLEAGDAVPADCRVVEAHELRVNNAPLTGESNAVGRTADPVAAGPPLEARNCVFMGTDVVAGSGRAVVYATGATTEFGRIYRLAAAAPRQKTPLQHQVASMARRVAGAALAIGALMFAVRLPTGESMVPAFVFALGVMVAMVPEGLPATLSVSLAIGVRRMARRRALIKKLLAVEALGSTTVVCTDKTGTLTQAEMTVTRVWAGGAVHSVTGVGYAPGGEVADAAPVRELLRVAGLCCNARLVPPQDAQHWRVLGDTTEGALLVVAAKAGLDPGAEEAAAPRVTEFPFDSDRKLMTTVHKNGAGYQACVKGAPAELLARCVDVEWEEHRGPLTEQERAMALAASDALASQGLRVLAVARRELDRSRPAQDEAESGLTFLGLVGMLDPPRPEVADAVAACRRAGIRIVMVTGDHPLTGEAVARRVGIVRGPDPVVVTGARLDAMDEEALDSLLAEPSELLLCRVSPEHKMRVVTAFQRRGEVVAVTGDGANDAPALKHADIGVAMGASGTDVAREAASMVLLDDSFASIAVAVRLGRAVYQNIRKFLVYLFSHNIGELVPILAATFTGFPLVPISAVQILAIDLGSDVLPALALGAEPPEPDVMERPPRSRRERLFSAAVVGRILFLGGIQAVCVTAVFFWHVGSSGIPFDDFTKDTPVYREAITMVQAGIVLSQFFNALAVRTDRQSILKVGLLSNPALLAAGGFGVALMAAISYVPLLQDVFNTAALDAADWAVLAGLGTLPLIADEVRKWWLRRRADRPKGAQQ from the coding sequence ATGCGCACCGGTTCGAACCCGCTGGTGACCGGCGGAGAGGCGGACGACGCCACGTCCGGTTCCGGTCCGCGTCCTCCGGTACGGGAACTCACCGCCGGTGATGTCTTCACCGCCCTGAACACCTCACGGCGCGGCTTGTCGGCGGATCGGGCACGGGCGGGTCTGGAGCGGTACGGCGCCAACGAGATGCCACGTGCGAGGCGCCGCCCCGTATGGCGGCAGCTGGGGGCGCAGTTCACGGACCTCTTCGCGGTCGTGCTGATCGTCGCGTCGGGGATCACCTTCCTGGCGTACAGGCTTCAGGAACCCCGTGACGTGGGCACTCTGCAGCTCGCGGTGGCGATCCTGGGTGTCGTGGTGCTGAACGCCGCCATCGGCTTCGCGCAGGAGTACTCGGCCGAGCGGACGGCTCAGGCGCTGGAGGCGATGGTGCCCCACGCCTGCCGGGTGCTGCGTGGCGGCGAGCGGCTGGAGGTGCCCGCCCGGGACCTGGTGCCGGGGGACGTGGTGGTACTGGAGGCCGGGGACGCCGTGCCGGCGGACTGCCGGGTGGTCGAGGCGCACGAGCTGAGGGTGAACAACGCGCCGTTGACCGGGGAGAGCAACGCCGTGGGCCGTACGGCCGATCCGGTGGCGGCCGGGCCGCCGCTGGAAGCCCGCAACTGTGTGTTCATGGGCACTGACGTCGTCGCCGGGTCCGGACGGGCCGTGGTCTACGCCACGGGTGCGACAACCGAGTTCGGGCGGATCTACCGGCTGGCCGCGGCGGCTCCGCGGCAGAAGACCCCGCTGCAGCACCAGGTGGCGTCCATGGCACGGCGGGTGGCGGGGGCGGCCCTGGCGATCGGTGCCCTGATGTTCGCCGTGAGGCTGCCCACCGGGGAGTCCATGGTGCCCGCGTTCGTGTTCGCGCTGGGGGTGATGGTGGCGATGGTGCCGGAAGGACTGCCCGCAACCCTCTCGGTGTCCCTGGCGATCGGCGTACGGAGGATGGCGCGCCGCCGCGCTCTGATCAAGAAACTGCTGGCGGTGGAGGCGCTCGGGTCGACCACGGTGGTGTGCACCGACAAGACCGGAACGCTCACGCAGGCCGAGATGACCGTCACCCGGGTATGGGCGGGGGGTGCGGTGCACTCGGTGACCGGCGTGGGGTACGCCCCGGGCGGGGAGGTCGCCGATGCGGCGCCGGTACGTGAACTGCTCAGGGTGGCGGGCCTGTGCTGCAACGCCCGGCTGGTTCCGCCCCAGGACGCGCAGCACTGGCGGGTGCTTGGCGACACCACCGAGGGTGCGCTGCTCGTCGTCGCGGCCAAGGCCGGTCTCGACCCGGGCGCGGAGGAGGCTGCGGCTCCGCGCGTGACCGAGTTCCCTTTCGACTCGGACCGCAAGCTGATGACCACGGTGCACAAGAACGGCGCGGGCTACCAGGCGTGCGTCAAGGGAGCGCCGGCTGAGCTGCTGGCGCGCTGCGTCGACGTGGAGTGGGAGGAACACCGCGGGCCACTGACCGAGCAGGAACGGGCGATGGCACTCGCGGCGAGTGACGCGCTGGCGTCGCAGGGGCTGCGGGTGCTGGCTGTCGCGCGGCGGGAGCTGGACCGGTCCCGCCCCGCGCAGGACGAGGCCGAGTCGGGACTCACGTTCCTGGGGCTGGTCGGCATGCTGGACCCGCCGCGTCCGGAGGTCGCCGACGCGGTCGCCGCCTGCCGCAGGGCCGGAATCCGCATCGTGATGGTCACCGGCGACCACCCGCTCACAGGGGAGGCCGTCGCGCGGCGGGTGGGGATCGTACGGGGGCCGGATCCCGTCGTGGTGACGGGCGCCCGGCTCGACGCGATGGACGAGGAGGCGCTGGACTCGCTGCTTGCCGAACCGTCCGAGCTGCTGCTGTGCCGGGTCAGTCCGGAGCACAAGATGCGCGTGGTCACCGCCTTCCAGCGGCGGGGCGAGGTGGTGGCGGTCACCGGGGACGGCGCGAACGACGCTCCCGCGCTCAAACATGCCGACATCGGCGTGGCGATGGGAGCGTCGGGCACCGACGTGGCCCGGGAGGCGGCCTCGATGGTGCTCCTGGACGACTCGTTCGCCTCGATCGCCGTGGCGGTGCGGCTCGGCCGAGCCGTCTACCAGAATATCCGCAAGTTCCTCGTCTACCTCTTCAGCCACAACATCGGAGAGCTGGTCCCGATCCTGGCGGCGACCTTCACCGGCTTCCCGCTGGTGCCCATCAGCGCGGTGCAGATCCTGGCGATCGACCTGGGCTCCGACGTACTCCCCGCCCTGGCCCTGGGCGCAGAGCCGCCCGAGCCCGACGTGATGGAGCGCCCGCCGCGCTCCCGCCGGGAACGGCTGTTCTCGGCCGCCGTGGTGGGACGGATCCTGTTCCTGGGCGGCATCCAGGCGGTCTGCGTCACCGCCGTCTTCTTCTGGCACGTCGGGTCCTCGGGCATCCCGTTCGACGACTTCACCAAGGACACGCCCGTCTACCGGGAGGCGATCACCATGGTCCAGGCCGGGATCGTGCTCAGCCAGTTCTTCAACGCGCTCGCCGTGCGCACCGACCGGCAGAGCATCCTGAAAGTGGGGCTGCTGTCCAATCCGGCCCTGCTGGCGGCCGGCGGCTTCGGCGTCGCCCTGATGGCCGCGATCAGCTATGTGCCGCTGCTGCAGGACGTCTTCAACACCGCAGCGCTCGACGCCGCCGACTGGGCGGTACTGGCCGGGCTCGGAACCCTGCCGCTGATCGCGGACGAGGTCCGCAAGTGGTGGCTGCGCCGCCGCGCCGACCGCCCGAAGGGAGCGCAACAGTGA
- a CDS encoding cyclic nucleotide-binding domain-containing protein, with the protein MTRTGVFGAMTKEHRDQLMSLAREVSFETAERIFEEGGSADRFWIIHTGTVALDLQVPGGRPAVIETLGAGRMLGWSWLVPPHQWHLGAEAASPVRAHEFDAVTVRGMCAEDPRLDHELCTYVTGVLARRLRAARVRLLDLYAPHGAGDVP; encoded by the coding sequence ATGACGAGGACCGGCGTCTTCGGCGCCATGACGAAGGAACATCGCGATCAGCTGATGTCGCTCGCCCGTGAGGTGTCGTTCGAGACGGCTGAGCGCATCTTCGAGGAGGGCGGATCCGCCGACCGTTTCTGGATCATCCACACGGGCACGGTCGCTCTCGACCTTCAGGTGCCCGGCGGACGACCGGCGGTCATCGAGACCCTCGGCGCGGGGCGGATGCTGGGCTGGTCCTGGCTGGTTCCTCCCCACCAATGGCATCTGGGGGCCGAGGCCGCCAGCCCGGTGCGTGCCCACGAGTTCGACGCGGTGACGGTTCGTGGGATGTGCGCCGAGGATCCGCGGCTGGACCACGAGCTGTGCACCTACGTCACCGGTGTGCTCGCGCGCAGGCTGAGGGCCGCCCGCGTACGGCTGCTCGACCTGTACGCGCCCCACGGCGCGGGCGACGTGCCCTGA
- a CDS encoding potassium channel family protein, producing MKVIVVGCGRVGATLAGLLASEGHDVQVVDRRPKAARRLPDSPRIHFHEGNGYSRAVLEAAGIEHADALVAVTSGDNSNIVSARTAKETYRVPNVLARIHDPRRADIYRELGIPTIAGVRWTVHQIHQMLLHRHLSPEISFGNGETLLYRSELPAYLTGRPLAEFEVDGEIRVVEVTRAGRSLIPAHSTPARAGDLVTFAVAATALGRLRGFLDKELGT from the coding sequence GTGAAGGTGATCGTCGTCGGCTGCGGACGGGTGGGTGCCACCCTCGCCGGTCTGCTGGCCTCCGAAGGGCACGACGTGCAGGTCGTCGACCGGCGTCCCAAGGCGGCCCGGCGGCTGCCCGACAGCCCCCGCATCCACTTCCACGAGGGCAACGGCTACAGCCGCGCCGTGCTGGAGGCCGCCGGCATCGAGCACGCGGACGCGCTCGTCGCCGTCACCTCCGGGGACAACAGCAACATCGTCAGCGCGCGCACGGCGAAGGAGACCTACCGGGTGCCGAACGTCCTCGCCCGCATTCACGACCCCCGACGCGCCGACATCTACCGCGAACTCGGCATCCCCACCATCGCCGGCGTCCGCTGGACGGTCCACCAGATCCACCAGATGCTGCTGCACCGCCACCTCTCCCCCGAAATCAGCTTCGGCAACGGCGAGACCCTGCTCTACCGCTCCGAACTGCCGGCCTATCTGACCGGGCGGCCACTGGCCGAGTTCGAGGTCGACGGCGAGATCCGCGTCGTCGAGGTCACCCGCGCCGGCCGCTCCCTGATTCCCGCGCACAGCACACCCGCGCGAGCGGGCGACCTGGTCACCTTCGCCGTCGCCGCGACCGCGCTCGGCAGGCTGCGCGGCTTTCTCGACAAGGAGCTGGGCACGTGA
- a CDS encoding CBS domain-containing protein: protein MSETPHIVSDVMTQTVVAVGRDAPFKEIVRTMEQWKVSAMPVLEGEGRVIGVVSEADLLPKEEFREGEQSLYEQRQRLSDVAKAGATTAGELMSTPAITIHADATLAQAARIMAVRRVKRLPVVDGIGMLQGIVSRADLLKVFLRSDEDIEEEVRRTVAAYLFPASSHALHVNAHEGVVTLRGHIRDTSLIPVAVRLVRAVEGVVDVEPQLTGEPADAGGPDTNGS, encoded by the coding sequence GTGTCTGAGACTCCGCACATCGTGAGCGATGTGATGACCCAGACGGTGGTGGCCGTCGGGCGCGACGCGCCTTTCAAGGAGATCGTGCGGACCATGGAGCAGTGGAAGGTCAGCGCCATGCCGGTGCTGGAGGGCGAGGGACGCGTGATCGGTGTCGTCTCCGAGGCCGACCTGCTGCCCAAGGAGGAGTTCCGCGAAGGCGAGCAGAGCCTCTACGAGCAGCGGCAGCGGCTGTCCGACGTCGCCAAGGCGGGGGCGACGACGGCGGGGGAACTCATGAGCACCCCCGCCATCACGATCCACGCCGACGCCACCCTGGCGCAGGCGGCCAGGATCATGGCCGTCCGGCGGGTCAAGCGGCTGCCCGTGGTCGACGGCATCGGCATGCTGCAGGGCATCGTCAGCCGAGCCGATCTGCTGAAGGTCTTCCTGCGGTCGGACGAGGACATCGAGGAGGAAGTCCGCCGCACCGTGGCGGCCTACCTCTTCCCGGCCTCCAGCCACGCCCTCCACGTGAACGCGCACGAGGGAGTCGTCACCCTCCGCGGACACATCCGCGACACCTCGCTCATCCCGGTCGCCGTGCGCCTCGTGCGCGCCGTGGAGGGCGTCGTGGACGTCGAGCCGCAGCTCACCGGCGAGCCCGCCGATGCCGGCGGTCCGGACACGAACGGTTCGTGA
- a CDS encoding CBS domain-containing protein, whose protein sequence is MWHRMVSDLMTTSVVRVRRDTGFKEIAKLLAEYGITAVPVVDDDEHPVGVVSEADLLRKEAAQLDPAGLLPVLHARPAARAKAEATTAEGLMNSPAVTARPQWTAVEAAQVMERHHVKRLPVIDETDRLVGLISRADLLRVFLRGDSAIREEISGDVLVRTLGTTPGTVTVRVVDGRVSLKGTVERRSLVPVVVRLCQGVDGVVDVTAELHHRIDDTSTAPETGASRRAGLAT, encoded by the coding sequence ATGTGGCACCGGATGGTGAGCGACCTCATGACCACATCGGTCGTCCGGGTACGCCGGGACACCGGCTTCAAGGAGATCGCCAAACTGCTCGCCGAGTACGGCATCACCGCCGTACCGGTCGTGGACGACGACGAGCACCCCGTGGGTGTCGTCTCCGAAGCGGACCTGCTGCGCAAGGAGGCCGCCCAGCTGGACCCGGCCGGCCTGCTGCCGGTCCTGCACGCCAGGCCCGCCGCACGTGCGAAGGCGGAGGCCACGACCGCCGAGGGACTGATGAACAGTCCGGCCGTGACCGCCAGGCCGCAGTGGACGGCCGTGGAGGCCGCCCAGGTCATGGAGCGCCACCACGTCAAGCGGCTGCCGGTGATCGACGAGACCGACAGGTTGGTCGGCCTGATCAGCCGGGCCGACCTGCTCCGTGTCTTCCTGCGCGGGGACAGTGCCATCCGGGAGGAGATCTCGGGGGACGTACTCGTGCGCACCCTCGGGACCACGCCCGGCACGGTCACCGTGCGGGTCGTCGACGGCCGGGTCTCGCTGAAGGGCACCGTCGAGCGCAGGTCCCTCGTCCCGGTCGTCGTACGGCTGTGCCAGGGCGTGGACGGCGTGGTCGACGTGACCGCCGAACTGCACCACCGGATCGACGACACCTCCACCGCGCCCGAGACCGGCGCTTCGCGCCGCGCCGGACTGGCGACGTGA